The genomic window GTTTCTGGCCGAAGGTGTGCCCTCATCATCCACGGTCAGGCTGCCACGCCGGTCGGGGATGGTGCCATCATCCAGCACTGTCACCCCTTTTGCTGCCACCTGCTGGCCCATCAGCCCGGCAAAGGCCGAGGTTTTCTTGCGGTTGAAATCCCCCTCCAGCCCGTGACCCACGGCCTCATGCAGCAGGATGCCGGGCCAGCCCGGGCCAAGGGCCACATCCATCACACCGGCGGGCGCGGGCACGGCCGACAGGTTCACCACGGCAATCCTCAACGCCTCCCGCGCCACGTTTTCCCAGTGATCGTGCAACATCAGCCCGGTCAGCCCGATGCGCCCGCCACCTCCGGCAGAGCCGCTTTCGCGGCGGCCGTTTTCCTCGACAATCACGCTGACATTCAGACGGACCATGGGGCGGGTATCGGCCACGCGAATGCCTTCGGGCCGCAGGATTTCGACCTCTTGCAGGCTTGCCCCCATCGAGGCAGAGACCTGCACAACACGGCGGTCCAGCGCGCGGGCGAAGGCGTCAATCTCTTTCAATGTATCAAGCTTCACCGAAAATTCGGCCCCTGCCATCGGGTCCTCTTCGGTATAGAGCTTTGCATTGGTGCCCCTGGGCGCATCGGCCAGAACCCCGCCGCCATCGCCCACAGCCAGACGCGCGGTTTCCGACGCCCGCAGCAGCGCGGCCTCGGAAATCTCGGTGGAATGGGCATAGCCCGCCACCTCGCCACGCACCGCGCGCAGGCCGAACCCTTCCGAGGCGTCATAGCTGGCGGTTTTGACCCGGCCGTCATCAAACACCAGCATTTCAGAGCGCCGCCGTTCAAAAAACAGCTCCCCATCATCGGCCCCGGCGGTTGCGGCGCGCAACACACGCAGGGCGGCGGCCTCGTCAATCAGGGTTTCAAATGGACGAAAGGGGGCGGTTTGGGTCATGAAAGCTCCTCAAAGGCAATGGTCGGGAAGATTGTCGAAGTGAGACAATTTTGACCACTCTCTTGTATCCTTAAAGTCTATATGGTTCATCCAGCTTGGAACGCAACGGGAGGTGGACCGGTCTGAGCCCCGGGTCACTCTTTCGAACAACAGGACAATCGGTATATGTCACTTCGGATGAAGATACGCGGTCTCTGGGCCGGATTTGGCGCAACTCTGGCGGCGACGGCTGTCAGCGCGCAAAGCGTTGGCGAAGGCCTGGAAATCCTTGGCGCACCGGTGCCGGGTGGCGTGAATTTTCAACCACCGGCAACGGGGATTGCGCGTCAGTTGCAGGATCTGGATACTTTCCTTCTGGTGATCATCTCGCTGATCGTTCTGTTCGTCGTGGCCCTGCTGGCCTGGGTTATCCTGCGCCATAATGAACGGGCCAACCCGACCCCGGCAAGTTTCACCCATAACACCAAGATCGAGATCACCTGGACGGTTGTGCCGCTGATCATCCTGTTTGTGATCGGGGGCTTTTCGCTGCCGGTTCTGTTCAACCAGCAGACCATTCCGCAGGCGGATGTGTTGATCAAGGCGACCGGGTATCAATGGTATTGGGGATATGAATACCCCGAGGAAGAGCTTGCCTTCGAAAGTTTCATGCTGAACCGCGATGAGCTGGAAGAGTATGGCTACAGCCAGGATGAATATCTGCTGGCCACCGACACGGCAATCGTGGTGCCCACGGGGCAGACCGTTGTGGTGCAGGTGACGGCGGCGGATGTGATCCATTCCTGGGCGATGCCTGCCTTTGGTGTGAAACAGGATGGTGTTCCGGGGCGTCTGGCCGAACTGTGGTTCGAGGTCGATCCCGGTATGGAGGGCATCTATTTCGGCCAGTGTTCGGAACTCTGCGGGGTCAACCACGCCTATATGCCGATTACGGTATTCGCTGTGACGCCCGAGGAATATGAGGCCTGGCTGACAGGTGAGGCGCAGGAGTTTGCCTCTGTCGGCATTCGCGCGCCCGCCTATATCGAACTGGCCGCAGTCGAGTAACGAGCAATGAGCGACGCCACCGCCAACGCCGCCGCAACCGCCACCGGGTCAGAGCCCGGCGAGGCGCAGTTCGGCGATTATGTCGCGCTGATGAAACCGCGGGTGATGTCGCTGGTGGTGTTCACGGCGCTGGTGGGCCTGTTGGTGGCCCCCGGTGGCGTTCCACCGATGATCGGCTTTACCGCGATCCTGTTCATTGCGCTTGGGGCCGGGGCTTCGGGCGCCCTGAACATGTGGTTTGACGCCGATATCGACGCGGTGATGCAGCGCACCGCGCGGCGGCCGGTGCCTGCAGGCAAGGTGCAGGCGGGGGAGGCCTTGTCGCTTGGCCTCTGGATGTCAGCGATTTCGGTTACGATGCTGGGTCTTGCAACCAACTGGTTTGCTGCCGGGCTGCTGGCCTTCACCATCTTCTTTTACGCGGTGATCTATACGATCTGGCTGAAACGGCTGACGCCGCAGAATATCGTGATCGGCGGGGCCGCCGGTGCGTTCCCGCCGATGATTGGCTGGGCGGTGGTGACCGGTGGCGTGTCGCTTGAAAGCCTGCTGATGTTCGGGCTGATTTTCATGTGGACACCGCCGCATTTCTGGGCTTTGGCGCTGTTCATGAAATCGGATTATCACAAGGCCAAGGTGCCGATGCTGACGGTCACCCATGGCCGGGCCGAAACCCGGCGGCAAATCTTTTTCTACACATTGCCGCTGCTGCCCGTGGCCATCGGGGCGGCGTTCACCTCGATCGGCGGGCCGGTCTATCTGGCCGTGGCGCTGGTGTTGAACCTCTTGTTCCTGAAAGGGGCCTGGGCGATCTGGCGGCGCGAAGAAACTGCGGCAGAGGCTGATGGCTATGCGGTCGAAAAGCGCTTTTTCCGCTTCTCGCTTTACTATCTGTTTCTGCATTTCGGCGCGCTTCTGGTCGAGGCCGCTTTGCGCCCTTACGGCCTGGGGGGCTGGTAACCCATGCCGATCACCGAAACCCATGAGATCCATAAACGCCGCTTTGGCCGCAATCTGGGTGTCGCCTTGTGTCTGGTGGGATTCTGCACGATCATTTTCGGGCTGACCATCGCGAAAATCCGTCAGGGGTCGCAGATGGAGGCATTTGATCATCAGCCACGCCTGTCCATCACCCCTTCGGTGGAGGCCAGCGAATGACCCCGCAGGCACAGAACACACGCACGGCGTTTCAGCTTCTGGGGGTGATCGCGGTGATGGTGGCGCTGGTGGCGTCAGCCGTACCGCTTTACAACTGGTTCTGCCGGGTGACCGGATATGGCGGCACCACCAATGTGGCCGAGGTCGAAAGCGATACGATCCTCGATCAGACGATCCTGGTACGTTTCGATGCCAATGTGTCGCGCGATATGCCCTGGGCGTTCCACCCGATGCAAACCTCGATGGAACTGCGCATTGGTGAGACCGGGATGGTGTTCTATGAGGCCTATAACCCGACCGACCGGCCCATCGCCGGGACGGCAAGCTACAATGTGGCGCCGTTCGATGCCGGGCTCTACTTTTCCAAGATCGCATGCTTTTGCTTTCAACAGCAGGTTTTGCAACCCGGTGAGCGGGTCGAGATGCCCGTGACCTTCTATGTGGACCCGGCCCTTGTCGATGACCCCGAGGCCCGGGGCACCCCCGCAATCACGCTTTCCTACACGTTCCATGTGTCGGAACTTCCCGAAGATTACGCCGCGCTCGGCGACATCACCGAGTAAACCAGACGAAGGACGAAGTTATGGCCCATGTGAAAACGCACGATTACCACATTCTGCCACCGTCGATTTACCCGTTTCTGGGGGCGGTCAGCGCGTTTGCGATGCTGGCGGGGGCCGTTCTGTGGATGCATGGGGCCGGGCCCTGGTTGTTCCTGATCGGATTTGTGGGTGTGCTCTATGTGATGTTCGGCTGGTGGTCGGACGTGATTGCCGAAAGCAATGCCGGTGATCACACGCCGGTGGTGCGGATCGGCCTGAAATACGGGTTCATCATGTTCATCATGTCCGAGGTGATGTTCTTCGTCGCCTGGTTCTGGGCGTTTTTCAAACATATGATCTATCCGATGAACATCTATGAGGCATCCGCCTATGTGCCGCCGGAGTTCTATCAGGTGGATGCGTTCCACCTGCCGCTGATCAACACGCTGGTCCTTCTGCTGTCGGGCTGTGCCGTGACCTGGGCGCATCACGCGCTGGTCCATAATGAAAGCCGCAAGGATGTTGAAACTGGCCTGCTGATCGGGATTCTTCTGGGCGTGGCCTTCACCGGGTTGCAGGCCTTTGAATATTACGAATTGCTGGTCCATGAGGATTGGAGCTTTGGGGGCGACAAGTTCTTCTCGACCTTTTTCATGGCGACCGGGTTCCACGGCTTCCATGTGGTCATCGGCACGATCTTCCTGTTTGTCTGCTATCTGCGGGTGCGCGCCGGGCATTTCACCGCGGAACGGCATGTGGGGTTCGAGGCTGCGGCCTGGTACTGGCACTTCGTCGATGTGGTCTGGCTGTTTCTTTTCGCAGCCGTCTATATCTGGGGGATTGGCTGACATTCTTCCGGGTCTGGTGATGCTGTTAAAGCGTATCGACCTGATGTTGAAACGCCTTTCGCTGTCTAAATATAAAGTCGAAACACTATCGCTTTGGCCTGAAATTCTGAACCAAACCGCGCCAGTTTTCCGCCCGGCGGCACCGCCGGGCAGCGCCCGCACCGCCCCAATGGGGCGGGCGCTTATCGCCCTCCCCTCGGTTCGGGCGATACCCTCCGCGCAATGCATATGCGTTGCAGAATTTTGGGCCGAAGCTTTATAGGTCTGATACGCTGTGAACGGCCTGCCTGCTCCAGGGCAGGCCTTTCCAATTGGAGATGCGGTTTTGGCGCGGATGATCTGGCCTTTGGTCTTCGGAATTGGCGGTGCGGCCATATTGGTTGCTCTGGGGGTCTGGCAGGTGCAGCGGCTGGCCTGGAAAGAGGCGGTGCTGGCCGATATCGACGCGCGGATCATGGCAGCACCGATGGCGATCCCGGATCAACCCGACAGTCAGGCGGACCGGTATCTGCCGGTCGAGGCCGAAGGCGTGATCGGTGATACGTTCATTCGGGTGCTGGTCAGCCAGCGCCGGATTGGTGCGGGCTATCGCGTGATCTCCCCCTTTGAGACGGGGGGGCGGGTTGTGCTTCTGGATCG from Rhodophyticola sp. CCM32 includes these protein-coding regions:
- the tldD gene encoding metalloprotease TldD; the encoded protein is MTQTAPFRPFETLIDEAAALRVLRAATAGADDGELFFERRRSEMLVFDDGRVKTASYDASEGFGLRAVRGEVAGYAHSTEISEAALLRASETARLAVGDGGGVLADAPRGTNAKLYTEEDPMAGAEFSVKLDTLKEIDAFARALDRRVVQVSASMGASLQEVEILRPEGIRVADTRPMVRLNVSVIVEENGRRESGSAGGGGRIGLTGLMLHDHWENVAREALRIAVVNLSAVPAPAGVMDVALGPGWPGILLHEAVGHGLEGDFNRKKTSAFAGLMGQQVAAKGVTVLDDGTIPDRRGSLTVDDEGTPSARNTLIEDGILVGYMQDRQNARLMGVAATGNGRRESYAHIPMPRMTNTYMLGGDARPGDIVADVKDGIYAVGFGGGQVDITNGKFVFSCTEAYRVEGGKIGAPVKGATLIGDGATALKQIRAIGNDMALDPGMGNCGKNGQWVPVGVGQPTLLIGGLTVGGSAA
- the coxB gene encoding cytochrome c oxidase subunit II codes for the protein MSLRMKIRGLWAGFGATLAATAVSAQSVGEGLEILGAPVPGGVNFQPPATGIARQLQDLDTFLLVIISLIVLFVVALLAWVILRHNERANPTPASFTHNTKIEITWTVVPLIILFVIGGFSLPVLFNQQTIPQADVLIKATGYQWYWGYEYPEEELAFESFMLNRDELEEYGYSQDEYLLATDTAIVVPTGQTVVVQVTAADVIHSWAMPAFGVKQDGVPGRLAELWFEVDPGMEGIYFGQCSELCGVNHAYMPITVFAVTPEEYEAWLTGEAQEFASVGIRAPAYIELAAVE
- the cyoE gene encoding heme o synthase — encoded protein: MSDATANAAATATGSEPGEAQFGDYVALMKPRVMSLVVFTALVGLLVAPGGVPPMIGFTAILFIALGAGASGALNMWFDADIDAVMQRTARRPVPAGKVQAGEALSLGLWMSAISVTMLGLATNWFAAGLLAFTIFFYAVIYTIWLKRLTPQNIVIGGAAGAFPPMIGWAVVTGGVSLESLLMFGLIFMWTPPHFWALALFMKSDYHKAKVPMLTVTHGRAETRRQIFFYTLPLLPVAIGAAFTSIGGPVYLAVALVLNLLFLKGAWAIWRREETAAEADGYAVEKRFFRFSLYYLFLHFGALLVEAALRPYGLGGW
- a CDS encoding cytochrome c oxidase assembly protein encodes the protein MTPQAQNTRTAFQLLGVIAVMVALVASAVPLYNWFCRVTGYGGTTNVAEVESDTILDQTILVRFDANVSRDMPWAFHPMQTSMELRIGETGMVFYEAYNPTDRPIAGTASYNVAPFDAGLYFSKIACFCFQQQVLQPGERVEMPVTFYVDPALVDDPEARGTPAITLSYTFHVSELPEDYAALGDITE
- a CDS encoding cytochrome c oxidase subunit 3, which codes for MAHVKTHDYHILPPSIYPFLGAVSAFAMLAGAVLWMHGAGPWLFLIGFVGVLYVMFGWWSDVIAESNAGDHTPVVRIGLKYGFIMFIMSEVMFFVAWFWAFFKHMIYPMNIYEASAYVPPEFYQVDAFHLPLINTLVLLLSGCAVTWAHHALVHNESRKDVETGLLIGILLGVAFTGLQAFEYYELLVHEDWSFGGDKFFSTFFMATGFHGFHVVIGTIFLFVCYLRVRAGHFTAERHVGFEAAAWYWHFVDVVWLFLFAAVYIWGIG